Within Bdellovibrionales bacterium, the genomic segment TTTGATTTTGGAATCACCCGTGATTTTATGAGTTTCAATTTCTTTCCTGCACGAACAGTATGAGCTCCAGGACCAAGAGCCAATCCGCGAATTCTATTATGGATTTCAACGGCCGGGAGGCGCCAATCAATTTGAGTTTCGGATTTTTCAATCTTTTTAGCGTAGGTAACCAAAGATTCTTCTTGCTTTAAGGGAACCAAGTTTCCTCGCAGGTAATCCATCAGCTCAACATGAAGCAAATCAGCTGCAAGGGGCTTCATTTTCTCATGGAGATCGAAAGCACTCCAGTCATCTTCGATATCAATAACTCTTCGACCCACAACGTCACCTGCATCCAGCTTCTTCACCATAACCTGAAGACAAACTCCCGTCTTGTGATCTCCGGCCATCACCGCACGCTGGATAGGAGCAGCTCCCCGCCACCGTGGCAAAAGACTCGTGTGAACATTCACCACAGAGCGCGGATAAAGATCCAAAAAAACTTGAGGCAAGATCTGTCCGAAGGCGACAACAACGGCCACTTCAGCTTTCCAGGACGAGATCGTTTCAATAATCTCATCCTCATTCACTTTTTCAGGCGTTAACACAGGAAGCTGATGGGAAAGAGCTAGTTCCTTCACCGGAGATGATTGAAGTTTCATTTTGCGCCCAGATTGACGATCGGGTTGAGTCACAACACCCACAAGCTTAAAGTGTTCATCCTTGATCATCGATCCCAGACAATACGCTGCAATGTCAGGGGTTCCTAAAAAAACGGTTCGAATGAGGCTCATCGGTAAACTACTTCTTCATCCTGCTCCTCGACTTTCTCCGGACGAGCTGGATAACCTGCCTTTTTTATCCGTGATTTGATACGGGCGGACTTGATCGGACTGAGGCGGTCGATAAACAATTTTCCATCAAGGTGGTCAATTTCATGTTGAATACAGATAGCGAGGAGCCCATCCACTTCAAGCTGAATTTTTTTCCCCTCTAAATTAAGCCCCTGAACGACGATCAGTTCTGCTCTCTGGACAGATTCATAGTAGGTTGGAACACTCAGACAGCCCTCATCGTAAGTTGTTTTCCCCACCTTCTTTATAATTTCAGGATTAAAAATAACAAATGGCTGAGAAACAGCCTGCTCCAGAGGAGACATGTCCTCAAGCTTGTAGCGTCCATTTTCTCTTGGTCGAGTATCAGCAACAAAAAGTCTCACAAGATGATTTACCTGAGGAGCAGCTAAGCCAATTCCAGAGGAAGCATACATAGTTTCAAACATGTCCTCGACGAGCTGTTTGAGGCTGGGCGTCACGGTCTTTACCGCCACCGACTTTTTACGAAGCCTCGGATCAGGAAATCTCAATACTTCCAGTTTTGCCATATGTTATCCTCAAACTCATAGGCTCTGCTTTTCAAAACGAAGGGCAAATAACCAACCGCCATTCTACCGCAAGAGGCTCACAAAAGAAAGACCACCTTTTCCTAGGAGGGGCTTTTCGCTCAATTCAGAGCCGAGAGACTCAATCCAACCGTCTGGGCAATGTTGCTGAAGTCGGGAGCCTGATCGTAGGCAGCACTTAAAGTGATGAATCCCAATCGAACCTCAACCCCCATCGTATAATGAAGGCGATTTTTAGAAAAATTTAGACGCGGTGGTTCTTGATAACCTCCGCCCCTCCAAACAAAGGCAATGTTTTTATTGTTAATGACCTGATATTCAAAGCCTCCGTGAATCACGACTTTCTGATCACTTTCAACTTGATCCGAGGGATCCGTACTTGATCCCCCCACATAAAAAGCCCTTTTTACGGGATAATATATATCCACATCTCCCACCCACATCAGTCGGCCTGTCAGTTTAACAGATCCTCCCAAAACCAATTTTGCAGGAACAACGACGTCATGAAACCATTCCTCAGAGGGCGTAATCTGAGTGTCAAGGCTCTCATCAAGGTTATAACGCCGTTCCGGAGAATAGGTCACACCCAACCCAATCTTCCTGTCATTGTTGTAGCGAAAGCCAAAAGTGAGGTAGAAAGCTTCTGCCTGAGATTCCAAATCCAATGGCATGGCCTCATCTTTGTAACCTAAAACCACTTTTTCCTGATGTCCTGTCATTCCAAAAGAAACGCTCTCCCAAAACCGCCACGAAATTGCCAAATCCCGGCTTTCTATTTTGAGAAGCTTAGTCACTCCGTTCGCCACAAAATTCGAAGAAAAGTCCAAATTGTAGGGTTGAGAATATCCTCCCCCAATTCCAAACGGACCCAAACGCAGGCCGAGAGAGGAAAACACAAAGTCATAAGGCAATCCGTCAAGCTGAGTGTCCCCATCAAAGTCCACCTCACGATTGACCACGCGATTCGTGGTTCCAGCAAGATCAAAAATCCATCGAGACATTGATAGCCCGGCCGGATTGTAAAGCACGGCCCCCGCATCGTCACTCAATCCAACCGCAGCTCCTCCCATCGCCAAAACTCTCGTTGTCCCTCCGGGAAACAATCCATAGGCCCCATAGGCCGCGTCCTGAGCAAGGGCTGTGTGCGAGCCAAACTGAATGGCCAGGTGTAGCAAAACAAGCACCACAATATGGAAGCAAAGCCCTGCCCACGATTCTCCGCACGTGGAAACAAAAAAATGACCGGTTCTAATGGACATCACCCCCCGCAGTCTCAATAATTAAAGCTATGATGGTTCGACATTGGACTCTAGTGTTTTTTGCTATTTTCCTGATGATTTCCCAAGAGAGTGCGGCGAACCTCGCTGTGGAACCCTACCTTGGATACAGTCGCTTTGAGTGGTCCACCGGCGGGTACTCCGATTCAAAGATGGGAACCGTATTGGGTGGAAAGGGCGGGCTTCAGCTAAACGGCGGCACGTTCGTAGGTCTCGATTTTCACCTCGGCGGCCCCTATTTGCTCGATACTTCAAACAGCGATAATGAATTCATGAATCGCATGTGGGGGGTGGGGGTGAGATTTGGAAAAAGCAAAACCCACCTGTGGCTCGGATATTACTCACTCAATGAGCTCACCGACATCAACGCAAATCTCAAATACTTGGGTCGAGCAATCAAAGCCAGCCTCGGGATAGAGTTCCAATCAAAACTCAGCCTCAATTTTGAATTTGTAAAACAGGAATTTGACCAAATTGAAGGGGGACAGATCTCTGCGGAAAATTTTAATCTGGACGTCACTCTCTTGATTCTTTCGATTAGCGCTCCTCTCGAATTGAAATAAAAAGCATAGAGTTTCGCTCGAATTTGGTTGGAAGGAATCACGAACTGGACTCGACTTTAAATCAACCCGCGTTAAAATGTCGGGATGCCTGCCTTTTGCAAAGCTCCACTTTTTTCGAAGAATCTTGAGTACTTGAATCTTGCTATTCCCTTTATTTGGTATCCTCTCATTGCCCTTGATCTATTCATTTTTCCCGGAGCGCTTGGTCTCCCAACCGGATCACAACAGAATACCTTGTGGGATTTCGTACGTAATATCATTTTTCTGAACAGTATTCATGCGTTGTTTCCCTACATCTTTCTCTTTCGGAGCGAAGAAATTAAAAACTGGATTCTACTCCAAGGTGGTGGGAAGTTTGGATTTTGGAGTAAATTGGTTGGCGTTCAGTCTTTTTTCTTTCTGTTCTTTTTCAAAATTCAAATAATATCTCATTGGGCAACGAATAGCTTGGCAGTAGAATTTATCGTTGCTGTGGTAACGATCGGCCTATTTAGTCACCATCCTCTGGCGCAAATCAGAGGAATCTCCAGGCTCTATGACATCAGAAATGAACCAACAGATCCTGTAGGGACTGTTAATCTTCGAAAAAGCCAAAAGAGAGAGAAATACCTATTTATTTTATACACCTGGGCATTCGTGCTTTTGATGGTAGTTTTATTCTCAAATTTGATTGGCCCAAACCGTTTTTTCTGGCTTCACTACGCCTTTCTATTTCTATTGCCTTTCTGCTTAGGAATAATCTTGAATTTTTTCAGTTATCCAAAGCCGTGGAATTACCTTAAGTTACTCTACCTTTTGAGATCTTTCGCTTTTCCACTCATTTTCTTATCTCCGGCAGCCAAAATGGTGATCGGCACATCTCACGGAATTGAATCCTTTTGTGTGTATCGCCATGTGAAAGAAAGATCTAAAAGCGGAAAACAATGGATGAATATAACGGCTTACAGTCTCTTTTCGTTCGTGCTCTTGGGACTTCTTTTCAATTATCGCAATCTCTCATTCTTGAACTGGCTGCGCATTGAGTCCGAGTTCACTTCAAGAGCCATCACTTCCCTCGGCTTAAGCTTTATTTTCACTCACTATTACATTGAAGCCATTTTGTATCGATTCAGAAAACCTGATTGCAGAGAGCATACCTTGCCTCTGTTGGTGAACCCGCCTACAAACCTGGTGAATGCACCCGCCCACTCTTAACTCCGGACAAGGAGGAGCCTTGACCAAAAGGCAGGTTAGCTTATCGAATTCAAATGTGACCCTCTCAACGATTCTCTGGTTTCGACCGAATGGAAATAGGTGAGGATTTTGGCAATGCATCTCAAAATGAACCAGTATCTGAAGGACGGAGTCCCTCGCCTTTTTCCTCTGCTCATCTGCGGTGTTTTTAGCGGTGCCTCTGGTGGTATTTTTGGTCGGGCCCAGGCGGATGGACCGCTTGAGACTCTTTCACAGGTTGCATACAAATTATCCGGAGGCGAATCCTGCTCTCTTGTCATCGAATCCAAAGCCCAGTTGGCTCTCTCCAAACTTGAACAGGAGTGCGAATCTCGAACTCCACCCATCGCAAGACTTAAATCAACTCTCGCTGAGATCACCAATCACTCCGTTCAATCCTCAGAAGACCGCTTCTTTGCCACTCTCGCAAATCAACACTCCCTCGAGCTTTCTTGTGCGGCCGATTTCGCCAAACAAGTTGCAGAAGGAGAAGAGATTTCGAATAAGAACATTCTCTCCTTTTTACCAGAACTGAGAAAGCACAAGCAGGCATTGGCTCAAAGCACTTCTGAACTCGCCAGCAGTCCCTCCATAACCAACAAAACTTGTCCCCTCAAGCTCAAAGAGCTATCAGAGATTCCAAACTCTTCACAAAAGATGATTTTCAATTCCAATACTGAACTTTGTCGTAATATCATTCGGCATCGATCCGCCTTCCAAGCAATTTTGAGCTCTGTGCCATTATCCGGTACTCCCGCCATCCAAAGTCTCATCAACAGATATATCAGTCTTCCTGATGGCGCCGATCTTGAGGCCTTGGAAAAATCCCTGGGACAGGAAATTCAAAAAGCCTATCGCTCGACCGAATCTCTCCTTCGCAGTGAGTCCTCAAGTCTATCAAATGCCGCGAAAAGAGGAGGTCAATCCTTTGATCGCTCTTCACGCAAATCCCTACTCAGCGATCCGGCAGTAACAGAAAAGGTAATTAATAGCAGCTCTGACAGAGAGACAATGAAGGCCCTCGCCTGTCACGCCGATGCGAGCTATGGGAGTGGAGCTGAAGCACTTGATGCCAGTGTGATGATCGGCTCATTTGTGATGAGCGGTGTCGCTGCAGTGGCAGTTCGTGGAGCATCCATTGCATCACGCATTGGTTCCGTCGCCCAATCCGCAAGAGCGGGTGGTTTCATATCAATCAATTCGGCAAGAGCTCTTCAAGTAGCAGCCCTGGCAATGGATTCAGAATTAGCCCTCACTCAAATAGATGGCGAGTGCTTGAGCAAGAACAGTCCAAAAATAGTCGACCTCAATTTAACGAATGACAAGGGCCAATGTGTGAGTGCCCCAACAGTGGGACAATTGAGGGCAGACAATTGTATTTTAACAGCAACGCTGGCAGCTCTTTCTTTTGGATTGGCTGTTCTTCCGGATCTTGGAAAACTTGGATCGAAGGCCTTGGGCCATACACAACTCTCCTCACCTGTCGCCCGCTCAGAGATTTCTGAGATGCTCAAGCGCGAGATCACCGAAAATGAAATGAATGCGATAGAAAAGGCACACTTGGAAGGAGCCGGTGAGATTGGAGAAAATGGAGGACCAGCCGGGGTCGGGAACTACACTTTTGGACAAAAGCGAAGGAAATCCAAGATCCTAAAAGAGGCGGGGCTGAGCGACTCCGAAATTCGTGTCCTCATGGAAAAGGGGCGGGTTGGATTCAGCCCCTCTGATGCGCGTCAGCTCTTTGCCCAGAGATATCTGAATCCGGAAAGTTCCACCCTGCCGAGACAAAGAGAATTTCGAGAGGTCTGGGCAGATACCAATAAATTGAACACCGCCATCTTTGAGAAGAGAGTTCTCTCGATTCCAATCGATGACAGTATGGTTGCAGCTCGTTTGATCTCAGAGAATCCAAACGGCACTCTGGTCGTTGAGCTCGTTGATGGCCAACGTCGAACGCTCGGAAGTCGCGATTTGCCTCTCGTTCGCTTTGCCAGCGATGATACGGCCGCACAATACAATAAATTGCGTTTGGAGAGCCTAAACAACCCAAATGCCATTGCCGAGGAAAGAAATATTCAATTGAGACGCGCAATGAGTCCGCGTTCTGATCTGAGCAATGAAACACTTCAGTTGCGAAGAGATTGGGTCTCGGGTGATCTCGGTAGGCAAGAAAACGGACCAAGGATCATCGACTTTGTTCCGGACGGAAAAAATCAAAAATACCCGGGAGTTTTAAGCAAGGTTTTTAATGACGGCCGAATTCAAGTGATGACACCAGACGGAAAATCACGAGTCCTCAGCGAATCAGAAATGGCATCACTCGAATATTCAAAGAACAAACAGAGTCCACTCTTCTCCCAGCCAAGACTTCAGCCAGGAAGATCCGCACAAGATTCCATACGCGGCCTGTTCCAAGACCAGCCCGGCGTCACCATAGGGCCAGGAAGTGGGAGGGCGATGTCCTACAGAACTGCGATGGATTCCTCTGGAAATCAGGTCGAATTCAATATTGTTCCCACGCCGGGCCTTCGCCAATCTGCTGCTAATTCGGGCCTCATCAAGGAATATACTGAACCCATTTCTGCCTCACAGCTGAAACCAGGAAACTACACCTACCTTTATACTCGGGATGGGAAATTTGTTATGGGAGAAGTTGATGATAGTTTTGAAATTGGGGTCAAGCACGTTGACCTGGCGAACGGCCGCGAGGGAGTCCTTGCTGGAGAACTGAGGGTCTTGCAAGATGGAAGCTATCGCTTCAACATCGAAAGCGGTGCCTTTACCCGTCAATTGATCAAAAAGCACAAAGTACCTGAGGCTGACTTGAAACGAAGAGCGCAGGAGACACTTGAATTTCACATGGGGCGACCAGGTGAGTACAGTCAAGGAACTTTTTTGTCAGGACGTACTCCTGATATCAAAAGGATAACCGATCTATGTCGCAAAAGGGATTTTTTTTCGTTCAATGAGGACGGCTGCTGTCGTGTCGCCAAAATTGGGTGCCACTGATGACTGAGCTCAATATCAAAAATCGACAAGCCTGCCATATAAATCAGGACGTCGATCTCGAAAAAATCCAAAGGAGGCTCGATTTCTCGCGACCTCCTCAAGGTCAAAGTGGCAAATATCGGACCTGATTCCTTTGCCCCCAATTCAGACACCTTGTTGCCTCTCTGATCACAGATAAACGAATGACCGTAAAATTCCTGACGAGGCTCCACTCCAATTCGATTGGCCGCTACAACCGGAATCACATTGCTCACGGCATGCCCAATCATGGCTCGCTGCCAGGGGTCCTTCGTGTCAAGCGCGGATTCCTCTGGCTCCGTGCCTATGGCCGTTGGGTAGAGCAAAATTTCTGCACCCATGAGGGTCATCGCTCGGGCGCATTCAGGAAACCACTGGTCCCAGCAGATTCCCACTCCCACTTGTGCATACTTTGTTGACCAGACCTTAAAGCCCGTATTGCCCGATCGAAAATAAAATTTCTCTTCGTAGCCGGGGCCATCAGGTATATGAGACTTGCGATAGACTCCCAATAAGCAGCCATCCGCATCGATCATCGCAAGACTATTATAGTAGCACTGATCTTCTCTTTCAAAAAATGAAACGGGAAGCACAACTCTCAACTCGCACGCCACCTCTTGAAAATGTCTTATCGTGGGATGATCCTTTACGGGTCTCGCCATTGCAAAAAATTTATCCTTTTCAAAGGTACAAAAATAGATATTTTCGAACAGCTCAGGCATCAAGATAATCTGGGCCCCCTTTTTTGCGGATTCCCTGACCATCCTGTCCATGACTTCGATATTTCGTTTCAAGTCGCTCGTAAATGCACTTTGTAAGGCAGCGACTGTTAGATTTCTTTTGCTCACCTTCATCTCCTGGCTAACTTCATTGAGTCAATGATCGAACTCTGTCGGCCCTCCCACAACTGACACAAATCCATTTAAATTGGTACCTGCTGGCTAATGCAATGAAAGGCTCCTCCACCATTTAAGATCGCATTTGCGCTCAATCCAATGGTCTGTCGGTCAGGAAAACAGGAACCAATTACTTTCACAGCCTCATCGTCCTGTGGACTGCCGTAGATAGGCACTATCACCCGCGTATTCGAAATATAAAAATTCAGGTAACTCGCCGGCATGGGACTTCCGTCCTTATTGTAAATTGCTCCGGGAGAAGGAACCTCAACAATCTCAAAACGCCGTCCCTTCGCGTCTCTCATTACTTGAAGATCTTGTTTGATCCGAAGGTAAACGGAGCTATTCGGATCTCCCTTCGATACTGCTTTTGTGCACAGTACAGCTCCAGGCGCTGAAAAGCGAGTGATGGTATCAATATGTCCGTCTGTGTGGTCATTGAGAAGTCCCTCGTTGAGCCAAAGCACTTTTTCAACCCCCAAAGCCGATTTCAACCCCAACTCAATCATTGCTTCCGTTAATCCCAGATTTCGATTCGGATTGAGTAGGCACTGGCGACTTGTCAGACATGTTCCTTCACCATCCACTTCGACAGAACCCCCTTCTAAAATCCAAGGGAAATTAAATTGCCGAATCTTGGCCCCGACCTGTTCGGCCAAACGCAACGCAACCTCAGTGTCATGAGGCAGAATATATTTTCTTCCCCAGCCGTTAAACGCAAATCTCACCGAGGCTCTCTCTCCCGATTTATTCATCAAAAAATTGGAGCTGTATCCCGCAGCCAAATGTCACCAAACGGTATCCGAAAAAAGCGAGCTGGCAAGTCACCCAAGGCCCTCCTCGCTTCAGCTTCCAATTGTTCGTCCGGAACCAAAATCCAGAGATTCTCGCCGTGAGCCACCCGAGTGACGGGATTGTAGTCGACAATGGTCCGGCAAAAAGCGACAAATTCCTCTTGCGCCAGAAGCAAATTCTCTTCCCAAAGCTCCCTGTGACTGGGCCATGCCAACCACACCGCTTCATGGGAATTCCACTCTCCAGGCTGATAGAAACCTTCAGTCTGTGGATTTGATTCAAGCTGGGAAGTAACAGACATGCATTTCTCCATTTTTTTGGATTTGGTTCATCCAACTCAAAGCGCCAATATAGCCTTAAATCAAGATTTTACTCAATGATCCACAAAAAAATGAAGCTTCTCAATCTTAACGTTTTGACTTAATCATTAAAACGCCTGCCACTGCTACCATAAGAAAATTAGGGACCCAAGCGGCAAACAATGGAGGAACGGCACCGTGTTGCCCCAGGGTCACAGAAGAACTATAGAGCGCCCAATAAAAAAATGTCAGTCCGATACAAAGAGAAACACTCAAAAAGGCCCCGCCCGAGCGCTGACGGCTCACACTGAACGGGATACCCATTAACGACATCACCAGGGCGGCAAATGGAAAGCTGGCCTTTGAATGAAAGTCAACTTCATAGCGAAGCGTGTCCAATCCCGCTTCCTTGTTCTTTTTTATAAACTGATTGAGGGAATTCAAACTCATTGTATCCGAGGAGTGTTCAGAGGATTGAAGATCAGCTACCTCCTCATTCATTTCAATGACCTTGCGATCGAAGGCCTTTGTCAGGGGAAAAGATGACTCCTCAGCAAACAGGGTGACCGTGCCATCTCGAAGTTCCCAAGTGGAACCCGACATATGGAGCGTCTTGGCTGCTATCAATTGAACGAGATTCCAATCCCCATCAAAATAATAAAGGCTCAGCCCCTGGGCCGACGAAGTCTCAGCGTTGAGAGTCTTTATATTAAATAGAACATTTTCAGAGCGATACCATATTTTATTTGTCTTAACGGTTGAATAAAGACCCGGCTTTTTTCTGATTTCAACGTAAAACACGTAATTTTTTTTCTGATTGAACTTTGGAAGGAGTCTATCTCCCACCCAGAAATTGAGACCCCCAATAACAATGACCATCGCTAAAATGGGAAGACTGATTCTCCACAAGCCCAAGCCCATAGAAAAAAAGGCGACCAACTCCTGCGTCCGATTCAATGAGGACAAGGTAAATACCGTGGCCAACAAACATGCGACCGGAGTCATTTGATAAATGATCGACGGAAGATAATAGCTGTAATAGTGAACCAAAACAGAAGTTGGCACCTCAAATCTCACGAGTGAGGAAAGAGAGTCAAAGGCCAAAAATAGGGTCGTAAAAACAATGATTCCACCTGCAAAAAAAAGGAGGAATTTTTTCGCAATATACCTATCTGCTAAACTGAGCATCTCACTCCTCGTTCAAGAATCCCTTGCTTGACTAGCCACTCCGTGATCGAGACGAAGACACTAAATAATTGGCTGCCGATTTAGCATCGAGGTCCTTTGGGACGAATAACGCGACTCAGCTTAGCATGCGCCACCTGGAGTTGACACAAAAACTTGGCCCCTTTCGACAGGAAGATATTAAAAATGAAATATGAGACCTCTTGACTCAAATGACTAAAAAGACTTAACTCATTGGATGGCTTTGCGCGTCTTACTTGCTGATGAGAGCAGTACAATAAAAAAGGTTTTTCAACTTGCCCTCCAGGATTATGCAGTTGAGGTTAAGTCAGTCAATCTGGGCATGGATGTCTTGGCTGTGGCCCAAAAATATAAGCCAGACGTCATTTTTGCAGATGTTCTTTTACAAAAGCAAAGTGGATATGATGTGTGCGAAGAGATCAAGCGCGATGCGCACCTCGCTCAGACACCCGTGGTCCTCATGTGGAGCGGGTTTATGGAACTTGATCAGGACAAGTTCGATGCTTCTGGGGCCAATGGTCGACTGGAAAAACCCTTTGATGTAAAGACGCTTCGCCAGTTGGTCCAAACCTTGGTTCCAAAGACAAAGTCACAAGACATGT encodes:
- a CDS encoding methionyl-tRNA formyltransferase, whose protein sequence is MSLIRTVFLGTPDIAAYCLGSMIKDEHFKLVGVVTQPDRQSGRKMKLQSSPVKELALSHQLPVLTPEKVNEDEIIETISSWKAEVAVVVAFGQILPQVFLDLYPRSVVNVHTSLLPRWRGAAPIQRAVMAGDHKTGVCLQVMVKKLDAGDVVGRRVIDIEDDWSAFDLHEKMKPLAADLLHVELMDYLRGNLVPLKQEESLVTYAKKIEKSETQIDWRLPAVEIHNRIRGLALGPGAHTVRAGKKLKLIKSRVIPKSKDDLPGKVIGIEADSFVVSSGDGALQILIVQPESRSEMNAKDYLRGYPFSLGEKLGESS
- the def gene encoding peptide deformylase, with product MAKLEVLRFPDPRLRKKSVAVKTVTPSLKQLVEDMFETMYASSGIGLAAPQVNHLVRLFVADTRPRENGRYKLEDMSPLEQAVSQPFVIFNPEIIKKVGKTTYDEGCLSVPTYYESVQRAELIVVQGLNLEGKKIQLEVDGLLAICIQHEIDHLDGKLFIDRLSPIKSARIKSRIKKAGYPARPEKVEEQDEEVVYR
- the lptG gene encoding LPS export ABC transporter permease LptG, with amino-acid sequence MLSLADRYIAKKFLLFFAGGIIVFTTLFLAFDSLSSLVRFEVPTSVLVHYYSYYLPSIIYQMTPVACLLATVFTLSSLNRTQELVAFFSMGLGLWRISLPILAMVIVIGGLNFWVGDRLLPKFNQKKNYVFYVEIRKKPGLYSTVKTNKIWYRSENVLFNIKTLNAETSSAQGLSLYYFDGDWNLVQLIAAKTLHMSGSTWELRDGTVTLFAEESSFPLTKAFDRKVIEMNEEVADLQSSEHSSDTMSLNSLNQFIKKNKEAGLDTLRYEVDFHSKASFPFAALVMSLMGIPFSVSRQRSGGAFLSVSLCIGLTFFYWALYSSSVTLGQHGAVPPLFAAWVPNFLMVAVAGVLMIKSKR